TTGGTATTTAGCCATTTAGAACACCCTTTCTGAACGTATTCTTTTTCAAAACTTGTGAACTCGAATTCATCATCAATTCCCCCTGTACTTTGTTTGAAAATTCGAGTCACTGTAAGAGTAGTTCTTAAAATCAAAAAGTCCCTCTCTGGACGAATGGAACAGAGGGGGATTTTCTTTCTTAAGAAAACCATTTTATTTAATTCTTACATATAAATATTATTCTATTTCAAAAATTCTTATTAGAGACTAGCTACGAAAGAGGAATAAATTCATTAAATTGATATTGCAAGAAAATATTTCCTTGGGAATAGAAACTATACTAATAGAGCTAATCTATCCATTCATATAGAGTAATCTCATAATATACCTGATCAAACAAAGGATTGGATTGGAATGATTGAATCTTTCTAAGATGTTCCTCAACACCAATTCCTTGTAATTTGAATCCATTGACAACATGGTCCGTCAAATAGATGGTCGAGTCTTTATAATACAACCGATCATTAGCGAATATGGGGAATGAATAAACTCTTTTATACGGAAAGGAAGATTTATAATAATCCATCATTCTAATTTCTTCCCATGCATAAACAACCTTTTTATCATCCAAAGAATCCAAATACTCCACTAATTGAATTGTAGCTGGAACTTCTTCTTTTTGTTCCTTCATCAAAAAAACTCCTGCTAAAGATTGGATCATGATAGTGATTAATAATAGGGAAATTGTTTTTTTGCTTGAAGCCTTCAAAATAACAATTACAGCCCAGAAAGTTAGAAGAAGTAAAAGCGGGGCAAGATGTCTAGCTTTTTCTACATTTTGTCCGAAAATGACCCAGAGAAAATAGGATACTCCCAGTAAAGTCAGGCAAAATCCAAATGGGTTTCCTAAACGATTTTTGCTAAGAAAGGCTCTTAAGATGATAAGAGTCCAAACTAAAAGGAGCACCCAATTATGTGTAGACAATGCAGACCACGTAAAATGATATAACGTCAACCCAATCCTTTCATAGATGGGGCGATTGATATCTACCCCCCATTCCGAGAAATGTCCACCTGTAAATCCTAATGCAAGCTCAATAAAATTTTCTAAGCTTCCTTCCGAAATAATAAGAGCACCTATCCAAATAAATTGCGAAACAATCGTTAATAAAAACATGAAAATGATTTTTAATTTTGAACGATTCTGTTTTAACTCATAAAGCCATAAAAATACTAAACCAACCCCAACAGGAATATATGAAATCCTTATCCCCATTAAAACACTAAAGATTAAAACTAAAATGATGTGATTAGACCATGTTGGTTTTAAAATGGCTTTATCTAAAAACCATAAATACCACCAGAATATACTTATTGCCATGGCTTCAGACATTGGTAAGGAAGTTAAAACAAACCCATAGGGAAGGCTTTGCCACACTAGGACCGCTACCAGTGAATGAACCCTGTTAATATAAGCTCTAGCTAAACCATACATTGGAATGATCGATAAGGTGAACATGATTTTATTTAGAATGACTAAAGCCTCAATTGGATCACTAATCCACTGATGAATTAGGCTCCCTCCAAGAATAAAGTATGGGTATCCCGGGAAGTGAGGCTGCATTTGTCTTAAATCAAACCAGTCCAACGCAAGCGCGAAATCCACTTGATCCCATGTAGCAGCGTAATTACTTATGTACAAGAATCTACTCACTACTACACTAAAAAGGATGAGGAGAAGAAAAGCTTCTAATTTTTTCTCTTTTAAACTTTCAATCACCATAAGCGGAATTCTCCTTTTTTACACACAAAAGCAAGGCATCCAAATAGAAGCCTTGCCTTTAAGGGGGGAATTTATTTGGTTGAAGACCTAACTTGTGAAATAGTTAACTTATTCTTCACAGAAACTTGTTGTGATTTACCCTCAGAAGTTTTTTCACTTTTATTATTAGTACTAACTAATAAGTATATAACTACAAAATAGCCTATATACGCTATTACTTCTTCAATAGATGGCATCGATGAATACCCCAAAAATGCTTTTAAGAATATTCCAATTTCACCTGAAAGTAATGGAGCTACTCCCGTATCTCGGAGATAATGCGTATAATCAATTGGGTGTTCCGGTAACAACCATGTTATATCATAAACCTTTGGCATAACAGTCCCCAACATTCCAATATCCTGCATCATGGAAATTCCTTGAACAAGTAACCCTGCTGCAATTAAAACAATAAATGCGCCAGTTACTTTAAAGAAGGTTTTAAGAGGAATTCGCATGGTTCCTTTAATAAAGAGATAGTACAGAAGAGTTGCAATAGCGACACCCGTAATAGCTCCCCATCCTTCTACTGCATTTTGAATATTTCCTCCTGTAATAGCCACAAAGAAGAAAACAGTTTCAATTCCCTCACGTAACACAACTAAGAAAGAGTGAATAACCATTCCAACTACATTTCCTGTAGATATATAATGATCCATCTTACCTTCCATGTTGGCTTTCATATCACGACTGTGTTTTGCCATCCAAAAAACCATTTGTGTAAGTAGTAAGGATGAAACCAATATTATGCCTATTTTTAAATAGATTTCGCTTCCCATTGCTGCAAATCCTGTAAAGACTACCTGGAATAGCATAGCCACCCCTACACTAGCTAAAACAGCTAAGCTAGCACCAAGCCATACATATTTAGAATATCTAGCATTGTTAGTCTTTTTTAAATAAGTAACAATAATTCCAATGATTAAAAGTGCTTCAAAGACTTCACGAAAGGTGATCAACAAAGCTTGAACTTGCATCGTGAAATTCCCCCAATCCCCAACATCCTTATTTTTGTTTTCGCTTACGATTAACGTATATTACAACACCTAAGATGAACACAACTAATACGATAATTGGTATCCAGTTTTTAATGTCAGAAAGATCTATCCAGTCATTTGTGTTCACATTTGATTCTTCCAAATTTTCATTAGAATCATTAAAATGTCCAACCTCTATGCTTGGCATATTAAATTGTTCTTGAAGTTCAACGAGGATAACTTCTTTTTTCTCTAAAAAGAGCTCCTTATCCTGTTCCTTTTCACCTACACCAAACAATCCAGGGTTTCCTAGCGATTCTAATGCTGCATCAAAAGCATCTCTCAATTGCTGGTCGGCTTCTGGATCTTGACTTTCAATGACTGGTGCTAAGGCCTTATATGTAGCAAAACTTTTGGCTAGCAGTTTTTTTGATGTATCAAAATCCTCAAAGCCCTTATCAATACTCTCTAGTCTTCTTGCTATATTTAATACGAGTACTTTTTGCATATCTTGGATAACTAGATCCTTATCCTTGTTATTTAGATGTGTTAAGACTGTTTCAGCAGGCTCAGTACCCATATGCATATCAAGCTCTTCTTTAACAGTATTAAATATTTCCGTAGCAGATTGAAAATTTGGTGGATCTTCATTTAAATAGGTGACCATTTTTTTATACACTTCTGCCACCGCTTCTTCATTAGGGTCACCATAAGAATAAGCAAAGACTTGACTTATATTTGTAAAAACTAAAAAAATACCTAATAAAGTTATTACTAGCTTTTTCATATAGGAAGCCTCCTCATCGACAATGATAATGATTCTCATTATTATTGTCAATTCTATTTTTAAATTTTCACATAATATTCATAAATTCTCGATTTTTCTAACTGCAGGATTTTCTAGAATGTGTCGATTTCTTTGAATATTTACCTTTTTCACTGGGCGTTTCAGTTCTCTTATTATGGCCGGTAGTACTGAAGTTATATAAGCCTTAAATTTAATAAATGACTGTCCCTTTGATCTTACTTGATATTGAATAGGAATCTCTTTTATTCGAAACCCTTTTCGTACAAGGTTGAGTGTTATGACTTGAGCATAATTATAGTCATGTATAATTTCAGCATGCTCCATAGCCTGGTTAGAGAAAGCTCTCATTCCCGATTGTCCATCAAAGATCCATTTCCTAAGAAAAATAGATTGAAGGAAAGTAAAGAAATAATTTCCCAATCTTCTGTGAAGTTTCATTCCTTTAATTGTGCCTAAAAACCTTGAACCCATAACATAATCAGCGTCACCTTCAAAAATCGGCACTAATAAATCCGGAATTTGTTCAGGTGGGTACTCATTATCAGCATCGATCATTACTCCAATATCCGCTCCAAGTTCAAATGATTTTTTTAATCCCGTACGAACTGCTGCACCTAAACCTTTGTTATATGGCTGTTTCACTATATAATCAGCACCTGCTTGTTTGGCAATCAGCACAGTTGCATCGGTAGACCCATCATCTATAACCAATACCTCCATTTTTACTTGTGGGTGATAGTTTCTAGGGATGCGATGGATAACCTCAGCTATAGATTCCTCTTCATTATAAGCTGGCAAAAAAACTATTACATGTTGCTCCGTCATCATTGCGTCCTCTCCTTAAACGAATCCACTAACACTTTTCCTCTGGAGTGATCTGGGAATGGTGCACCTAATAAATATGCAATAGTTGGAGCCATAGATACAAGACTGTGTTTATCCTCCACTTTCTGTCCTGGCTTAATATGTGGGCCATGCATAAAGAAAGGAACATATCGTTCTCCTTCATCTAAATGGCCATGACCGCCAATACCATCTGCCTGTCCATGATCTGCACAAATGATCAATGTTGTATTCTCCATCTTCCCTTGCTCACTAAGCCATTCCACGAAGGATTCTATATGTGCATCGGCTTCTTCAATTTTTTGAATATATTCATCATAAAGAACTCCACGGCTATGACCCGTTTGATCTGTTGAAATTAACTGTACAATAAATAAATCAGGATCTTGTTCAGTAATGATCTTCCTTGCACCCTCCATGATCTTTTGATCGGCTACATCATTTTTCATAACAGCCGTTACCGTGTCTACATCATCTCCAAATGAATCTACTAGATGAGCAATTCCCAATAGACGTCCTTTTTTATTTACTTTCCTTAAAGAATCAAAAATACTTTCAACCTTTATTCCTAGCTTCCAAACCATATTTGAGGTTATTCCATGTTCAAATGGGTACGTTCCTGTGAACATAGAGGAAAAGCAGACAACTGTTCTTGCTGGATAAACTGTTTCCATATTGGTATATTCTGTACCATTCTTTTTCAAAGAATCCAAGAATGGAGTATTTGCTTCTGCGAATCTCTCCTTTCGCATTCCATCAATAACAATAACAATTACTTTATCGCTAATGCCTTTGTGGGGAGTGTCAGGATCTTCGGTATATGTGTTATATGGGGTCGGCTTCCAATCGAACAAGAAATGGTGAAGTACCCATGCATAGATAAAAAGTAAGAAAGCAGAAATGATTGATGTTTGAAGAAGACCCACATGAAAGCTATTTTCATAAATTTGAACATAAAAATAGTCCCATAAAGAAAGTAAGAATATAAATTTTGGTAGTTGTTCTTGAGCATTCCCACTGGTTGAATCACTATTTTTAAGAACTAATTTCCAAAATCGAGTAAAGTTAAGCCAAGTCGTTCCGATCCTTAAGTGGTAATAGATTGTACCCCAGAAGAATACAGTAAAAAAGAAATAAAGTCCTATTGAAAATAGAATAAGAGTAATATTTATTTCATTCCAAAATAGAAGGAAGACAACTATAGGAATCCATAGGTAATTTCTTAAAAATAATGGGAAATCGTAGACAAAATAAAGAATAATGAAAGGTAATAGTAAAAGAAAACTAATTCCAAGGCCCACAATATGTAGATCAGGCAATTGAAATAGCCAATAAAGAACCATCGTTCCTACAACAAAAATAGGGGTAAAAGGCTTCCCCTCATTTAATAAATTCCAACACCTTGCAGCAAATTTTTCGAATTTAGATGCACTTTTCATCTTTTATTCCCCCTTCTGTTTTTTAGGAGTTCCGACCAATGAAATGGAGAACGTATAATAGCATATATTCCGACTAGGTATGAAAATATAAATTTAAAGGCATGACTTATGAGTGCTATTTGAAAAGCTAGACCTCCATCTATCTCTCTACCAATAAGGACCGCTGTCATCATAGCTTCATACGTCCCAATTCCTCCTGGTAAGATCTGAAACACCTGTCCTGCAACTGTTATACTATTTATAAACACCGAGGAAAAATAATTTAATTCTAAGCTGAATGCATGGCTAACTCCATATATGACAATTCCTTCAAGAACCCAGCTAACCATTGTCAGAGAGATAATCAAAATCCCTTTCCTAGAATAGAAGACGGACCGGAGCATCCCCAAGTGTTTCTGGACAAAACCTATTTTTATTTTCTTTGAAAAAAACATTAAAAAAGCAAGAAATACAATTGAGGTAGAAAAATACAAGAGGATTTGATTACTAATCATTCCATAAAAATAAAAAAACCCAAATCCAGAAAAGCTTATTAGAACTAATAAGTCTAATAATCGTAGAACAATAACCGAGTGGGTTGCTTCATCTAGAGATAGCTTTCGGTCGTGCATAGCAAAGGCTATCCGAACCCCATCTCCAATCTTGATCGGTAATATATGATTAAGAAACATGCTATACCATAGGGCATGGATGCAAACCTGGAAACTAATTCTTCGGTTCACATATAAATACCAAGCAAACGCTCTAAGGAAAAATGCACATCCATAAACAAGAAGCATGGCTAAGATCCAAAAAGGATTCTGGATGAGAAACAAGAATCCTGCTTTTAAAAGGGCAACATCTGCCCACTTCCAGGCAAAAAAAAGAAAAAGCCCAAGGATCAAAAAGCTCGTAAGCAATTTAATTGATTTAACCCCGTTCTTTGTAAGTTTGTTTTGCTTTTGCAATCGTTTTTCGAATCCCTTCTTCAAAGCTAACTTTTGGAGAAAAACTTATTTCTCGATTTGCTTTTTCATAATTTGCCCATGTCCATTTTACATCACCTGGCCGGTGATCCTTTTTAATTACCTTTAATCCAGGAAACTCCTCCATGAAATACCCCAAAAGCTCATTCATTGTCTTAGGTTGTCCACTTCCTAAATTGTAGATTTCATTGTCTGTTTTTTGATTAAATGCAAGTATAATTCCTTCTACAATATCCTCAATATGGGTATAATCACGTGCTGTATCCCTTCCAAATACCTCAATGGGCTGATTATTTAATGCATGATCAAGAAAGATAGAAATAGCCATATCAGGTCTGCTCATGGGTCCATATACAGTAAAGAAGCGAAGTATGGTTAGTTTAAACTGATAGAGACTTTGAAAAGCGTGGCAAAATGACTCAGCACCGTATTTTGCAGCAGCATACGGTGAAGTCACAACTCCCGTAGCCATGTCTTCTGTCACTGGTATCTGATTTTGATTTCCGTATACAGAGGAACTAGATGAAAAAATAACATGTTCTACTCCTGACTTCCCAGCATATTTTAGGACATTTACCGTTGCTTTGATGTCATAATCCACATACTCATCTGGTTGCTCTACCGAATAAGCCACACCTGGTAAAGCCGCTAAATGGATAACTTTATCAAACTTTTCAGAATGAAAAAGACTTTCTACATTTTCTTCCTCTAACAGGTCTAGGTTATGGAACGTAAAATCCCCTACATTACGAATCATTTCTAATTGTTTCTTTTTCATTTCTATAGGGTAATATGGGTGTAAATTATCAACCACAATCACTCGATGCTCTTGTCTAATTAATTGTTGGCACAAATGGCTCCCAATAAACCCTGCACCACCTGTAACTAATATGTTCAATTTTTACACCCCTAATGAATAGTGAAAAAAGCCGCTAATGCGGCTTTTTTATTGTACTACACCTTTAAGAACAGGTACAATCGCATCGCTATGTTGTGCTACTTCATCAACATTTTCATTGGCAATTGCTTCATACCACTTTTGAGCATGATCAAGTAGTTCGGTAGTCTTTTCTTCTCCAAGCTTTTCATTTAAAGCAAGTTCAATATCCTTTAAAAAGATATTACCTTCCATTGCTTGAACACGCGCCTTGGTAACATCTCCTTCTGCTAGAGATGTGGCTGCTTTTTCATGGTATCCTATAATTTTACCAATAAATGCTTTTACAAATAGATTAGAAACTTCTTCTGGATTAACTTCTGTTGCATCTGTTTGGCTGAAATCAAAAATTACTTGCAGTTGGTTGGCAGCATCTTCATCTCCACCGGACAAAGAACCCTTTATTGCTTGATAGAATCCAAGTGCTTCTGCTTGCATAATCATTAATTCTGTTTCATCCGTATTTCCTTCACTTACAGCTTTAGCGATTTTTTCTGCATAGGAATTTGATGCTAAATAATAGCTACGGTAAATTGTCTTATCTGTGATCTGCTTATATACAGAAAAGTCATCAATATTTCCATTTGTTAATGCCTCTTCTAGAAGAGATAATCCTGTATTAATGCTCTCTACCATACTATCTTCTCCAGTTAATTCATAATATCCATCACGCTTTTCTGCTGTAGGAATAATGACCTCATTTAATAAATACTTAAACTCTTCAAAAATAGCTTCTGCTTTTGCTTGTTCACCTGCTTCTAATGCAGTACCTACATCCCCTTGAAGTGATTTCTGCTTGGAATAAAAGTAGGACTGTGTTCCTTTATCGATTAATTGACGTGCTACATTTTGCTCTAATTCCCCATTCTTCCCTGCGTTAATTCCTGAGGTGATGAATACATCAAAATCACCAGTTACCGCTTTCAGTTCGTTTTGGTAAGTTTCTTCTACTAGACTCCAGTCTACTTCTTGATCCTCTTTCATTTTACCTAACTCCGTCATCATTGCTTTATAGTCAGCAACTTGTACTGCAGTTGCAGATTCTTCTAATGGAAACTCTTCCCCTTGTGTTTGATCCTCTTCAACAGGTGTATTTTCAGTATTTTCCTCTGCTACTTGTGCATTCTCCTCTGGTTTATCAGCACTAGAATCTTCATTTCCACATCCAGCTAGAACACCTCCAGCTACAAGAATGCTTGCAAATAGTGATAACGCTTTTCTCTTTTCCATCATCTACTCTCTCCCTCTCTAGTATGTATTCATTATGGTTTTGTTGATAATGATTTTCATTTACAACTAGGATTATATCGAGAATGATTATCAGTGTCAATGCGAGATTGAATGTGTTCATAATTGTGTCACATTTTGCAAAATGGCAATCTTAGAAAGACCTTCTTTTTTGTGATGAATGATAGAACAGAAGGCCTTCCAACAGAATGGTACTCCCATTCGACTTGCGCCGTTACTTTCACAAGGCATACATCCCTTTAAGAAAAGAAGAGCGTCCTATTTATTAGGACGCTCTCTAGATTACTATTTTTTTACTTCTTCCCAAAAATAAACTAATGTTTCCATTCCTTTATCAAAATGCTCTAAGGAAAAGCTTTCATTTGGAGAATGTAAACGATCTTCTGGAGATCCAAATCCTAAAAGCACCACTGGTTTTTTATAGATTGCATCAATCCACTCCACAACTGGTATAGATCCTCCCATTCTTACCAAAACAGTTTCCTTCCCAAAGGCTTTTGACAAGCTTTTGGCAGCTTTTTGAATAAGAGGATGGTTAGGGTCAACCTTATAAGCCTTGGCAGATAGAGGTTCGCGCTTTACGGATAAGCGAACACCGGCAGGAACGTGATTTTCTAAGTGTTTGACCAATAACTCTTGTACTTTATCTGGGTCCTGTCCAGGAACTAAACGACATGTGAGTTTTGCGGTAGCTGTTGAAGGAATAATCGTTTTTGTCCCTTCCCCTTGATACCCTCCGAAAATCCCATTAATTTCAAGAGTAGGTCTTGCCATGGTATGTTCCTTCGCGGTATAACCTTTCTCTGAAACAGTTTCTGGAACGTCCGTTGATTTTTGAAAATCCTCTGTTGGAACCTCCTTAATCAAGGCTCTTTCTTCGTCAGATAATGCTTCTACCCCATCATAGAATCCCTCTACTTGAACGACTTCATCTAAGTCCTTTAAGGTAGTCAGCAAATGAGCCATAGCCATAGCTGGATTACGGATGGCACCTCCATACATACCTGAATGTAGGTCAGCAGAAGGACCATGAACAGTAAATTCAAGCCCTGTAAATCCTTTCAATCCATATAGTATAGTTGGTTGACCACTTTCTACCATCCCTGAGTCAGAAATCACAACAAAATCCGCTGCGAATTGATCCTTCTTTTCATGTAGAATTTTGTAAAGATTTTCACTGCCAATTTCCTCTTCTCCTTCAATACACACCTTAATATTAATTGGGAGCTTTCTTTCCGTCTTAAAATAGGCTTCAAACACTGCCAATTGCATAAAAACTTGTCCCTTATCATCACTAGATCCTCTAGCATAAAGTCGACCATCTCTTACCTCTGGTTGAAAAGGGTCACTCTTCCATAATTCTAAGGGATCAGCAGGTTGAACATCGTAGTGGCCATATAACAAAGCAGTTGGCTTACCCTCTCCAGCACCCATCCATTCTCCATATACTAAAGGATGCTTGTCCGTTTCTTGGATTTCAACTTTTTCAAATCCAATTTCCTTTAAGTAATCTGCTGCAAATTGCGCTGCTTTTTTTACATCTTCTTTATGTACCGAATCTGTGCTCACACTTGGAATAGAAAGCCACTCATTTAATTTTTGAAGCAGACTTTCGCGGTTGTCTTTTAAATATTTCAATGCTTTTTCTGACATTATCCTGCCACCTCTTCTTTTCACTTGATTAGCTGTATTTTAGCATAATGATTATGAACTGAGAAATTTTACTATTTTATCATCATGAAAAAAAGAGCGCCCTATTTAGCGACTCTTATTGATCCAAAATATCAAGTTCTTCCAATGTGGTTATCATAAAGGACACTACTTCCGGGATGTCCTGCATTTGGTTTTCATTAATTTTACGGTCAAAATCAATTTCAATCATATTAAGCGCACTTTTGCTTAATTGATGAAATTGATAGGATAATGTTTGCTTAGGAGGGTGTTCAAGTTCCCATATATCTGAAAGTAAGCTTTCTATCCCAGAGCAATCTATATCCATGTCATGTACTTGTTTATAAAATCTGACGAGAAGAAGACATCCAGGTTGTCCTTTAGTTGATTCCATAATTTCATCTGCTAAGTCTTGAATTGTTGATTTTAAATAGATCTCTGCTTTTATATCAGGTCGCTCAGGTAGGACGAACTCAAGGGAGAACTCTCTAGACATTGTTGCCATATCTAACATGTCCTTCCGACCCGTAATCTTGATTTCCTCGGTGAGATTATCTAAATCATACAGATAATTCTCAAATCCTACTTTTAAATTGTCAAAAATAGTTGGATCGAACATGGAATTTCCTCCTAAATAAAGTGAAACTTCAATCAGTGGCCGTCCCCCACTGATTGTTTTAGGCACCCCCCAATCGGAACATTTACAGGCGGTTTATCCCCTCCTACTCTTTTCGTTTCACTTAAGACTTGAGGTGGGGGTATTGTTCATGCGGGATAAAAAATAACATTATACTCGATGAAGATTCCATCCTTTTTTCTCTATACTCACCCAAAGGATATAAATGAACACTTGTTGGATGCAAGGCATTTACAAATTATCATATAAAAGGATTATAGTTTGATAAAGGAGGGATAGCAAGGATTAACAATTTCTAATTAAACAAGTTCCGATCCATCATAAAGAAATAAGAAAAGCGCAAGCGTCCTCGACCATCGACGTAAGGCGGTGGACCTCACCTTAGATTAAGGATCGTCGGCTAAAACCATCACATCGTGTGGTGACCTACATCCTCGAAAAAGCACGCTTTTTCTTCGTGCGAAGTAGTTCATTGTAGCTTTCCTGTCCTGTAGGCCCAAAGGAAACACGGTTCATGAGGGCTCGCAGGATGCGAGTCCGTTCGGTGTTGCGACAAATGTTTTCGGTGGGCCGAGTAATCGGATGTCGCGTTTTTAACCGAACCCCCTTCACCGATGTTGGACTTACCGAAGGAGAGGAGGAAACCGACTCTAGTCGATAGGCTACCCCTTCGATTACTCGGGGCGAAGATTACTCGATGATGCTTTTTCGCTGGAGCTAGACAAATTTTATACTTATCTTCTGAAAAAGAAGATACCTGAATGGGCATCTTCTTTTCTTGCACATTTTTAGAATATCCCAATTTGAACAAAAAGTACTATGGAGGCTCCTGCCAAGACTCCCCCACCAAAGTAGTATAAGGCGTACTTCCATTGTTTCTCTTCTTCCTCTTTTTTGTATTCTCCATATGCTAGTTTAATAGCTTGAGATATAGATAATAAACAGGCTGTTAATAGAACGATTAGCAGTAATAGTAAAAAGAATATTTTCAATGCTACCAATTGCGTTCACCTCTCTAGTAGAAGTATATGCATTTTGAGCATTAAATAGACTTTCTATCATAATTTTATATAAAAATCCAGATAAAGTGCAACTTCAATCAGGCCGTCTCCCCTGATTGTGCCAAGGGTATAACCTACAGGCCCTTGAACCAATCGGAAATTTACGGTGGTTTATCCCTACCTACTCTTCTCTTTTTAA
This DNA window, taken from Bacillaceae bacterium S4-13-56, encodes the following:
- a CDS encoding glycosyltransferase family 39 protein, with product MVIESLKEKKLEAFLLLILFSVVVSRFLYISNYAATWDQVDFALALDWFDLRQMQPHFPGYPYFILGGSLIHQWISDPIEALVILNKIMFTLSIIPMYGLARAYINRVHSLVAVLVWQSLPYGFVLTSLPMSEAMAISIFWWYLWFLDKAILKPTWSNHIILVLIFSVLMGIRISYIPVGVGLVFLWLYELKQNRSKLKIIFMFLLTIVSQFIWIGALIISEGSLENFIELALGFTGGHFSEWGVDINRPIYERIGLTLYHFTWSALSTHNWVLLLVWTLIILRAFLSKNRLGNPFGFCLTLLGVSYFLWVIFGQNVEKARHLAPLLLLLTFWAVIVILKASSKKTISLLLITIMIQSLAGVFLMKEQKEEVPATIQLVEYLDSLDDKKVVYAWEEIRMMDYYKSSFPYKRVYSFPIFANDRLYYKDSTIYLTDHVVNGFKLQGIGVEEHLRKIQSFQSNPLFDQVYYEITLYEWID
- a CDS encoding FTR1 family protein, translated to MQVQALLITFREVFEALLIIGIIVTYLKKTNNARYSKYVWLGASLAVLASVGVAMLFQVVFTGFAAMGSEIYLKIGIILVSSLLLTQMVFWMAKHSRDMKANMEGKMDHYISTGNVVGMVIHSFLVVLREGIETVFFFVAITGGNIQNAVEGWGAITGVAIATLLYYLFIKGTMRIPLKTFFKVTGAFIVLIAAGLLVQGISMMQDIGMLGTVMPKVYDITWLLPEHPIDYTHYLRDTGVAPLLSGEIGIFLKAFLGYSSMPSIEEVIAYIGYFVVIYLLVSTNNKSEKTSEGKSQQVSVKNKLTISQVRSSTK
- a CDS encoding glycosyltransferase family 2 protein, with translation MTEQHVIVFLPAYNEEESIAEVIHRIPRNYHPQVKMEVLVIDDGSTDATVLIAKQAGADYIVKQPYNKGLGAAVRTGLKKSFELGADIGVMIDADNEYPPEQIPDLLVPIFEGDADYVMGSRFLGTIKGMKLHRRLGNYFFTFLQSIFLRKWIFDGQSGMRAFSNQAMEHAEIIHDYNYAQVITLNLVRKGFRIKEIPIQYQVRSKGQSFIKFKAYITSVLPAIIRELKRPVKKVNIQRNRHILENPAVRKIENL
- a CDS encoding alkaline phosphatase family protein, which encodes MKSASKFEKFAARCWNLLNEGKPFTPIFVVGTMVLYWLFQLPDLHIVGLGISFLLLLPFIILYFVYDFPLFLRNYLWIPIVVFLLFWNEINITLILFSIGLYFFFTVFFWGTIYYHLRIGTTWLNFTRFWKLVLKNSDSTSGNAQEQLPKFIFLLSLWDYFYVQIYENSFHVGLLQTSIISAFLLFIYAWVLHHFLFDWKPTPYNTYTEDPDTPHKGISDKVIVIVIDGMRKERFAEANTPFLDSLKKNGTEYTNMETVYPARTVVCFSSMFTGTYPFEHGITSNMVWKLGIKVESIFDSLRKVNKKGRLLGIAHLVDSFGDDVDTVTAVMKNDVADQKIMEGARKIITEQDPDLFIVQLISTDQTGHSRGVLYDEYIQKIEEADAHIESFVEWLSEQGKMENTTLIICADHGQADGIGGHGHLDEGERYVPFFMHGPHIKPGQKVEDKHSLVSMAPTIAYLLGAPFPDHSRGKVLVDSFKERTQ
- a CDS encoding lysylphosphatidylglycerol synthase transmembrane domain-containing protein, translating into MQKQNKLTKNGVKSIKLLTSFLILGLFLFFAWKWADVALLKAGFLFLIQNPFWILAMLLVYGCAFFLRAFAWYLYVNRRISFQVCIHALWYSMFLNHILPIKIGDGVRIAFAMHDRKLSLDEATHSVIVLRLLDLLVLISFSGFGFFYFYGMISNQILLYFSTSIVFLAFLMFFSKKIKIGFVQKHLGMLRSVFYSRKGILIISLTMVSWVLEGIVIYGVSHAFSLELNYFSSVFINSITVAGQVFQILPGGIGTYEAMMTAVLIGREIDGGLAFQIALISHAFKFIFSYLVGIYAIIRSPFHWSELLKNRRGNKR
- a CDS encoding NAD-dependent epimerase/dehydratase family protein, which codes for MNILVTGGAGFIGSHLCQQLIRQEHRVIVVDNLHPYYPIEMKKKQLEMIRNVGDFTFHNLDLLEEENVESLFHSEKFDKVIHLAALPGVAYSVEQPDEYVDYDIKATVNVLKYAGKSGVEHVIFSSSSSVYGNQNQIPVTEDMATGVVTSPYAAAKYGAESFCHAFQSLYQFKLTILRFFTVYGPMSRPDMAISIFLDHALNNQPIEVFGRDTARDYTHIEDIVEGIILAFNQKTDNEIYNLGSGQPKTMNELLGYFMEEFPGLKVIKKDHRPGDVKWTWANYEKANREISFSPKVSFEEGIRKTIAKAKQTYKERG
- a CDS encoding dipeptidase codes for the protein MSEKALKYLKDNRESLLQKLNEWLSIPSVSTDSVHKEDVKKAAQFAADYLKEIGFEKVEIQETDKHPLVYGEWMGAGEGKPTALLYGHYDVQPADPLELWKSDPFQPEVRDGRLYARGSSDDKGQVFMQLAVFEAYFKTERKLPINIKVCIEGEEEIGSENLYKILHEKKDQFAADFVVISDSGMVESGQPTILYGLKGFTGLEFTVHGPSADLHSGMYGGAIRNPAMAMAHLLTTLKDLDEVVQVEGFYDGVEALSDEERALIKEVPTEDFQKSTDVPETVSEKGYTAKEHTMARPTLEINGIFGGYQGEGTKTIIPSTATAKLTCRLVPGQDPDKVQELLVKHLENHVPAGVRLSVKREPLSAKAYKVDPNHPLIQKAAKSLSKAFGKETVLVRMGGSIPVVEWIDAIYKKPVVLLGFGSPEDRLHSPNESFSLEHFDKGMETLVYFWEEVKK